The following is a genomic window from Streptomyces chrestomyceticus JCM 4735.
CATGGTGATTCTCCTGCGTAAGAAAGGTGACTTCCGCGAGGTTATCCGGAGGGACACGCCCCACGGAAATGGGATCCGCGCCGCGGCCGCCCCGTATACGCCCCGTGCCCGGTCCCGCCCGGTCAGCGTTTGAGCGGCAGGGGCGCGCCCATCACCGCGTACGGCAGCGGGGCGCTCGGGAACAGCACCCGGCGGGCCAGGTCCTGGTAACCCAGGGAGCGGTACAGGCCGCGGGCGGGGCTGTCGGTGTCGATGGCGGACAGGATGCTCCGGGGTTCGGCCGCCTCGTCGGTGATGCGGGTGATCAGTTCGCGGCCGATCCGCCGGTTCTGGAAGGCGGGCAGCACATGCAGCTCGGTGATCACGAAGGAGTCGTCGAGCCAGTGGTCCCGGTCCTGGTGGCGCAGGTACGGCTCGACGACCGTGGACCACCAGTGCGTACGGCTGTTGGGCATCCCGTAGACGAAGCCGACCAGCCGCCCGCCGGGCGTGGTGGCGCCGAGGGCGCGGGCCCCGGGGCTGGTCAGATGCCGCAGGACGATGTGGCGGCGGACGCCGATCTCGTCGTCCGTCAGTCCGAACGCCAGTGCCTGCACGGCGAGCGCGTCGTCCACACGGACGGCGAGATCCAGGGGGCCGACCGCGACGTCATCCATGGTCGGGAGCGTACAAGGCACCGGGCCGTAAGACGATCGGCCGACGGGCCCGGAGCGGGCGGCGGGGCGCCGGTGGCTAGAACAGCACGCTCATGAAGGCCCCGGTCTCCTCGAAGCCCACCCGCCGGTACGCGGCCCGCGCCGCCGTGTTGAAGTCGTTCACGTACAGCGAGGCGACGGGCGCGACCTCGGTGAGCGCGTAGCGCAGCACGGCCGCCATGCCGGTCTCCGAGAGGCCCTTGCCGCGGAACTCGGGGGCGACCCAGACGCCCTGGATCTGGCAGGCCCGCTGGGTCGCGGCGCCGATCTCGGCCTTGAAGACCACCTTGCCGTCGTCGACGCGGGCGAAGGACCGCCCGGCGCCGACCAGCTCGGCGACGCGCGCCTGGTAGAGCAGCCCGCCGTCGCCGGCCAGCGGCGAGATGCCGACCTCCTCGGTGAACATCGCCACGCACGCGGGCATGATCACGTCCATCTCGTGCTTGCCGATGCGCCGGACGTACGGGTCGGGCTCGACCTCGGTGGCGAAGGCGGACGTGACCATCAGCGGCTGGTTCGCGCGGATCTCTCGGGCCGGGCCCCAGGCGGGCTCCAGCAGGGACCACAGCTCGGCGGTGGGCCCGGCCGGGCCGACGATCGAGGAGCAGCGCCGGCCCTGGCGGCGGGCCCGCTCGGCGAAGCCGCGTACCGCTTCGGGGGTGGCGCAGACGGGGACGAGGTTGGCGCCCGCGTAGCACAGCGACTCCAGGCGGCCGTCCGTGTACCAGCCCCACATCTCGCCGCCGAGCCGCCAGGGGTCCAGCCCGGCGACCTGGACGCGGGCGGCGACGAAGGCGTTGGCGACGGGGTCGCGGTCCAGTACCGCCAGTGCGGCGTCGAGCTCCCCGGGCTCCAGAACCTTGGTGGTCGTGGTCGTCAGCACGTGTCGGAAAGCCTCACCTTTACGGGCCTGGGAGGCCAGGCAACTGCAGGTCCTGGCACTTTACCTCCCCGGCGGCCGGGCAGCGGATCCGCTGCGGGTACCGCACCTGGCGCGGTTCACGCACGAGCCCCGCCACCGGTGTGGTCCGGTGGCGGGGCTCGTGGGGCGCGCCAGGCGCCGGGGGCTGTACGGGAGGGCCGGGGATCAGCCGGCGACGGCGATGGTGGGCTCGCCGGAGGCCACGCCGTCCTTCTCCATCTGCTCGGCGATCTTCATGGCCTCTTCGATGAGGGTCTCGACGATCTTCGACTCGGGCACCGTCTTGATGACCTCGCCCTTCACGAAGATCTGGCCCTTGCCGTTGCCGGAGGCCACGCCCAGGTCGGCCTCACGGGCCTCGCCGGGGCCGTTGACGACGCAGCCCATGACCGCGACGCGCAGCGGCACCTCCATGCCCTCCAGGCCCGCCGTCACCTCGTCGGCCAGCTTGTACACGTCCACCTGGGCGCGGCCGCAGGACGGGCAGGAGACGATCTCCAGGCGGCGCGGGCGCAGGTTCAGCGACTCCAGGATCTGCAGGCCGACCTTGACCTCCTCGGCCGGCGGGGCCGACAGGGAGACGCGGATCGTGTCGCCGATGCCCTCGCTCAGCAGCGCGCCGAAGGCCACCGCCGACTTGATCGTGCCCTGGAACGCCGGGCCGGCCTCGGTCACGCCGAGGTGCAGCGGGTAGTCGCACTGCGCGGCGAGCTGGCGGTACGCGTTGACCATCACGACCGGGTCGTTGTGCTTCACCGAGATCTTGATGTCCCGGAAACCGTGCTCCTCGAACAGCGAGCACTCCCACAGCGCCGACTCCACCAGGGCCTCGGGCGTCGCCTTGCCGTACTTCTGGAGCAGGCGGCGGTCGAGGGAGCCCGCGTTCACGCCGATCCGGATCGGGGTGCCCGCGTCGGAGGCCGCCTTGGCGATCTCCTTGACCTTGTCGTCGAACTGCTTGATGTTGCCCGGGTTCACCCGGACCGCGGCGCAGCCCGCGTCGATCGCGGCGAACACGTACTTCGGCTGGAAGTGGATGTCCGCGATGACCGGGATCTGCGACTTGCGGGCGATGACCGGCAGCGCGTCGGCGTCGTCCTGGGTCGGGCAGGCGACCCGGACGATCTGGCAGCCGGACGCGGTCAGCTCGGCGATCTGCTGGAGCGTGGCGCCGATGTCGGACGTCCGCGTGGTCGTCATCGACTGCACCGAGACCGGTGCGTCCCCGCCCACGGCGACCGGTCCGACCTGGATCTGGCGGCTGACCCGGCGGTCGGCCAGCTTGGTCGGTACGTCCGGCATTCCCAGTGAAATGGCAGTCATCTGGCGAGCAACCCCAAGGTGTGGATCTAGGTCCCGAGATCGGATCCCGAGATCGGCGGGCTCCGGCCTTCGAGATTACGGCACGAGGGTTGCGGTGGGCACATCGATCCCCTCCTGCCCCCCGTTGGGGGGCGGAGGAGCACCCATGTGCGCGGTTTGGGCGGCTACCGCACCGGGCAGCGCCCCGGTACCTAGGTCAGCTTCACCGGATTCACCACGTCCGCCACCAGCACCAGCAGCGTGAAGCAGATGAAGATCCCGGCGACCACATAGGCGACCGGCATGAGCTTGGCCACGTCGAAGGGGCCGGGGTCGGGGCGGCGGAAGACGCGGGCGAAGGCCCGGCGGACCGACTCCCACAGCGCGCCCGCGATGTGCCCGCCGTCCA
Proteins encoded in this region:
- a CDS encoding GNAT family N-acetyltransferase; this translates as MDDVAVGPLDLAVRVDDALAVQALAFGLTDDEIGVRRHIVLRHLTSPGARALGATTPGGRLVGFVYGMPNSRTHWWSTVVEPYLRHQDRDHWLDDSFVITELHVLPAFQNRRIGRELITRITDEAAEPRSILSAIDTDSPARGLYRSLGYQDLARRVLFPSAPLPYAVMGAPLPLKR
- a CDS encoding GNAT family N-acetyltransferase, coding for MLTTTTTKVLEPGELDAALAVLDRDPVANAFVAARVQVAGLDPWRLGGEMWGWYTDGRLESLCYAGANLVPVCATPEAVRGFAERARRQGRRCSSIVGPAGPTAELWSLLEPAWGPAREIRANQPLMVTSAFATEVEPDPYVRRIGKHEMDVIMPACVAMFTEEVGISPLAGDGGLLYQARVAELVGAGRSFARVDDGKVVFKAEIGAATQRACQIQGVWVAPEFRGKGLSETGMAAVLRYALTEVAPVASLYVNDFNTAARAAYRRVGFEETGAFMSVLF
- the ispG gene encoding flavodoxin-dependent (E)-4-hydroxy-3-methylbut-2-enyl-diphosphate synthase — encoded protein: MTAISLGMPDVPTKLADRRVSRQIQVGPVAVGGDAPVSVQSMTTTRTSDIGATLQQIAELTASGCQIVRVACPTQDDADALPVIARKSQIPVIADIHFQPKYVFAAIDAGCAAVRVNPGNIKQFDDKVKEIAKAASDAGTPIRIGVNAGSLDRRLLQKYGKATPEALVESALWECSLFEEHGFRDIKISVKHNDPVVMVNAYRQLAAQCDYPLHLGVTEAGPAFQGTIKSAVAFGALLSEGIGDTIRVSLSAPPAEEVKVGLQILESLNLRPRRLEIVSCPSCGRAQVDVYKLADEVTAGLEGMEVPLRVAVMGCVVNGPGEAREADLGVASGNGKGQIFVKGEVIKTVPESKIVETLIEEAMKIAEQMEKDGVASGEPTIAVAG